The DNA segment CGACCAGCGCAGCCAGGACTCCTGCAGCACGTCCTCGGCGTCGGCCGCCGAGCCGAGCAGCTCGTACGCGACCGTGAAGAGCAGCCCGCGGTGCACGAGGAACGGGTCGACGCCCGGTTCGTCGCTCATGCCGCCGAGCCGAGTTCCGCCGAGCCGCGTTCCACCGGGCCGCGTTCCGCCGGGTCGACGTCCGCCTCTCGCACCGCGAGCGGCGCGAGCCCGCATTCCGCCGCGAACTCCGAGGACCGGATGCCGAGCGCGACGTTCATCCGCGCGGTCAGGTTCATGAACCCCACGCGACCCGCGAGCTCGACGAGCGCGGCCGGCCCGAGCGCATCGAGGAGTCTCGCCGAGAGCTCGTCGGTCACCGCCGGCGGCGTCGCACTCATGGCCTCGGCGTAGGCCATGACGTCGCGTTCGAGCGGGGAGAACACGGATGCCTCGCGCCACCGCGGCACCTCGCGCACCTTCTCCTCGTCGAGGCCGCGGTCGTGCGCGAGGAAGTAGTGCAGATCGAGGCAGAACCCGCAGCCGATCGTCGCGGCCGCCGCCATCGCGGCGTACGAGGCGAGCTGTGGGTCGAGCTCGCCCCAGCCGTCGACCTTGCGTCCGATCGTCATCGAGTCCTTCATGACGGCCGGATGGTGCCACAGCACGCCGATCGAATCGGGCACCTTGCCGAGCATCTTGCGGGAGATGAGCTTGACCGCGGCGCCGTACAGGCCCGTCACCTCGGTCGGCGGAATGCGGGTGGTCTCCATGATGCGTCCTCCGTCGCGTTCGGCGTTCGAATGCGGTTCGAACGGTCCGTCGGCATGAAGACACCGGGCGGCGCGCAGCTGTGACATCCGCCGAACGTTGTCATGGTTCGGGGATCGCGCGCGCGAAGCCTTCGAGCGTGACGAGCCGCGGGTGCGGCCCGCGCCGCTGACCCGTCTCGAGGCCGTCGATCGCGGCGAGCTCGTCGTCGCTCAACTCGAAGTCGAACACGTCGAAGTTCTCGCGCAGCCGCTCGGGTCGCACCGACTTCGGGATCGCCTGACGCCCCTGCTGCAGATGCCACCGCAGCATGACCTGGGCGCGCGTCTTGCCGTGCGCGTCGCCGATCGCCCCGAGCACGGGGTCATCGAAGACGGTCGCGCCGCGCTTCCAGTAGGCCGTGATGCCGCCGATCGGCGACCATGCCTGGGTGATCGTGCCTGCCGCGGCATCCGCCTCTTGCACCGCGCGCTGCTGGAAGTAGGGGTGCAGCTCGATCTGATTGACCGCAGGAACGACGGATGTCTCGGCCGCGAGCTCCTCGAGATGCTGCGCCAGGAAGTTGCTCACGCCGATGGCACGCACGCGGCCGTCGGCGAGGAGCTGCTCGAGCGCTCGGTACGCGCCGACCGTGAGGTCGAACCGCGACGGCAACGGCTGGTGGAGGATCAGCAGGTCGAGCCGATCGACGCCGAGCTTGCCGACGCTCTTCTCGAACGCGTGCAGCGTCTCGTCGTAGCCGAAGTCGCTGATCCACACCTTCGTCTCGATGAAGACGTCGTCGCGGTCGAGGCCCGACCGGCGAATGCCCTCGCCGACGCCCTCCTCGTTGCGGTACGCCGCGGCCGTGTCGATGTGCCGGTACCCGATGGCGAGCGCCGTCTCGACGACGTCGGCCGTGATGTCGGGCGGGGTCTGGTACACGCCGAGCCCGAGGGCCGGCATCGTGGCGCCGTTGTTCAGAGTGAGCGCGGGAGTGGCGGTCATGTGGTTCATGGTGCTCTGGTGGTGGACAGGATCGCCAGATAGAATTCAACTGATCGAATGATTGGAGGCGATGTCATGAGCGCCGGTACCCTCATCCGCACCGCCCGCCGCAATCGGCGATTGACGCAAGACGGCCTCGGCCGACGCGCCCGATTGAGCCAGTCGCACATCTCCCTCATCGAGGGCGAGCGGCAGAATCCGTCGTTCGAGACCGTCGAGCGCGCGCTCGGCGCGGCCGGGCATCGCCTGATCGCAGTCCCGACGCTTCGAGCGGATGTCTCGACCGTCGCCGCAGAGATCCGCGGCGACCTGTCGTACGGTCGGCCCAACCTCGCCCTCCGGCGGTTCCTCCAGCTCAACGACAATCTGAGTGCCGAACACGGCGCCGTCCGGTTCGCACTCGCGATCACCGAGCCTGAGCCGACGGGGTCGAAGCAGTGGGACGCCGCGATCGGCGGACTCGTCGAATACCACCTCACCGCCGAAGGGCTTCCCCTCCCCGACTGGGCGAACGCAGACTCGCGGTTCCTCACTCGTTCGTGGGTGTTCGGCACCGGGCCGTACACCCTCGCGCCCGACCCCGATCATGTCCCCGATGCATTCGCCCGTCGTCGCGTACTCATCGACGAAGACACCCTCCGCAGCGTATGAGACGGTTCGACGATGCGACGCTCTTCGACCGCGATCGGCTGATCGAGGCCCTTCGTCTCCTCATCGCCGAACTTCGCGAATCCGGCGAGCGCGGAGGCATCCGGATCATCGGCGGCGCCGCGCTCTCGCTCCGGTACTTCGACCGCGGCGTCACCGTCGACATCGACGCACACTTCATCGGTACGCACGAGACGATCGAACGGGCATCCGCACGCGTTGCCGACGCGCAGCAGTGGACGCCCGATTGGCTCAACAACGCAGCCGTCGGCTTCATCCCCGAGTACGGCGCGACTCGCATCGCATGGCAGACGATCTTCAACGACGGCGACATCATCATCGAGGTCGCTCCCGCAGACGCACTCCTCGCCATGAAGCTCCGCGCGAATCGCCCGGGCCGAGGGCTTCTACGCCGGTGAAGCCCTCCCCGATCGGGCGATCCGGATGGTAGAGCGCATCGTGCGCGTGGGCATCCCCGAAGCACCGGCACCGCAACCGCCCATCGATCTCGGGTAAGGACCGAAGGGCGCAGTCATGAAGTTCATCGTGCTGCATCTCCTCCCGACCCGTTAGCGTGAGCCCATGACGGATGACTCTCGACGTGGCGAACCCTGGTGGTACACGACGCCGTTCTCGGGCATCGCTACCGTCACGGCGATGGCCCTCCTCATCGGGGCGATGGGGTTCAACATCGGCGAGCAGGGCCCTGGCTTCGCGAACGTCGGGATCCTCATCGCCGCCGTCGTCGTGATCGGCGCGACCATCGCGTCGATCGTCATGAGTCGACGGCGCGACGGCGCCTGAACGATCAGGATGTCACCGGCAGGTGCCACCCTTCTTCCATGAGCAAGCAAGGCTGGGCCGACTTCCTCGCGGCACGCGACCGGGCGGACTGGGTGGTGCTGCACGGCGGGGCGACTGCGGTCTTCCGCACGGCGTCGATGGCGGATGCCGCCGCCCTCGCCGCGGCGATCGTCGGCGTTCCCGGGTTCGAGTCGGCAGGCGGCCTGCTCACGATCGCGGGTGCCCGCCTGACCGTGCGCCTGACGCGCGACGTGTACGAGCTCGAGCCAGAGCATCAGGCGCTCGCGCAGGCGGTGTCGGAGGTCGGGCGCGGGCTCGGCGCATCCGCCGATCGCTCGGCCGTGCGCGAGGTGCAGTTCGCGATCGCGGCGAAGCCCGACGATGCCGATCTCGGGTTCTGGCGAGCGGCGCTCGGGTACGACGACACGGGCGCCGACTCGGGCGACACGCTCGTCGACCCGATCGGCGTCGGGTCGGCCGTGTGGATGCAGCACCTCCCGACCGAGAAAGCACTGCGCCACGCGATGCACATCGACGTCTCGCTGCCGCGCGAAGAGGCCGAGGGGCGCCTCGCGGCGGCTCTCGCGGCGGGCGGGCGTCTCGTTCATGAGTCGGACGACGTATGGATCCTCGCCGATCGCGCCGGCAACAAGGTGTGCATCTGCCCGTGGCCCGACGGCGAGTGACGCGCGTAGGGTGACCCAGAGACATCCGAACGAGGGGTACCGATGGCCGAGCTCGCCCGCATCCAACCGAGCCTGTGGTTCGACTCCGACGCACGCGAGGCGATGGAGTACTACGTGAGCGTGTTCCCGAACTCGCACATCGGGTCGATCACCGAGTACCCCGCCGACTCCGACGAGAAGCACCTGTCGGGCATGGCGGGCAAGATCCTCAACGGGCAGTTCACGTTGAACGGGGTCGACTTCGTCTGCATCGACGGCGGCCCGTACTTCACCTTCACCGAGGCGATCTCGTTCGTCGTGCTCGCGAAAGACCAGGCCGAGCTCGACGACTACTGGGCGAAGCTCTCGCATGTGCCCGAAGCCGAGCAGTGCGGCTGGTGCAAAGACCGGTTCGGCCTCAGCTGGCAGATCATCCCCGAGAACATGGGCGACCTCACGAGAACGCCCGAGCAACTGCAGGTCGTGCTCGGGCAGAAGAAGATCGTCATCGCCGAACTCGAGGCGGCGGGCGCGGGCATCTGAAATGGCGGATGCCTCGGCGCCCGCCGTCCCGATAGGCTCGCCGTCGTGGCATCCGCGATCGCGTTCGTCGTCATCCTCGCCCTGCTCGCCGTCTTCCAGCTCGCCCTCGTCTTCGGCGCGCCGCTCGGCCGTTTCGCGTGGGGCGGGCAGCATCGCGTGCTGCCTGCGAAGCTCCGCGTCGGCAGCTTCGTGTCGATCCTCGTCTACGCGGCCATCGCGCTCCTCGCGCTCGACCGGGTCGGCGCGATCGACGTCGTGCCCGACCTCGTGTCGACGGTCGGCATGTGGGTCGTGTTCGGGTACTTCGTGCTCGGCATCCTCATGAACGCGATCTCGCGCAGCAAGCCCGAGCGGTACACGATGACGCCCGTCGTGACGGTGTTGGCCGTGCTGAGCCTGCTGATCGCGCTCTCGTGAACGCGCCGCGCACCTGAGGTTTCCTCTGTTGCAGCACCCCTGCACGGTGCCATGCTTCGAACGTGAGGGGAATCACCGAAACGACTGCGACGCCGTGGACCCGAGCGGGCGAGGAAGCCCGCGATGACGACATCCACTCGATCGACCTCTGGTGGCGCACCGCCAACTACCTGAGCGTCGGCCAGATCTACCTGCTCGACAATCCGCTCCTCCGCGAGCCGCTCACGGGCGATCACGTGAAGCCGAGGCTCGTCGGCCACTGGGGCACGACGCCGGGACTCAACTTCGTCTACGCGCATCTGAATCGCGCGATCCTCAGGCGCAAGCAGCCGACGATGTACATCATCGGGCCGGGGCACGGCGGGCCGGGGCTCGTCGCGGCATCCTTCCTCGACGGCACCTACACGACGACGTACCACGACCTCTCCTACGACGAAGCGGGCTTGAAGCGCCTGTTCACGCAGTTCTCGTTCCCTGGCGGCATCCCGTCGCACGTCGCCCCCGAGACGCCGGGGTCGATCCACGAGGGCGGCGAACTCGGCTATGCTCTGAGCCACGCCTACGGCGCCGCGTTCGACAACCCCGACCTCCTCGTCGCGGCGATCGTCGGCGACGGCGAGGCCGAGACGGGCCCGCTCGCGACGAGCTGGCACTCGAACAAGTTCATCGACCCCGCGACCGACGGCGTCGTGCTGCCGATCCTGCACTTGAACGGGTACAAGATCGCGAACCCGACGGTGCTCGCGCGCATCTCCGACGAGGAGCTCGTCCACCTCATGCAGGGATACGGGCACAAGCCCTATGTGTTCGTCGCGGGCTTCGACGACGAGGGCGACGAGTCCATCCACCGCCGGTTCGCGGCGCTCCTCGATGAAGCGCTCGACGAGATCGCCGAGATCAAGGCCGCGGCTGCGGAGGACCCCGACATGGACCGTCCCATGTGGCCCATGATCGTGTTGCGCACACCCAAGGGGTGGACGTGCCCGCCCGAGATCGACGGCAAGCGCACCGAGAACTCGTGGCGAGCCCACCAAGTGCCACTTGCCTCGGCGCGCGACACCGAGGCGCACCTGCAGGTGCTCGACGGGTGGCTCCGCTCGTACCGACCCGAGGAGCTCTTCGACGAGGACGGCGCCCCCGTCGCCGAGGTGACGGCGATCACGCCGCCGGGCGACCTCCGCATGAGCGCGACGCCGCATGCGAACGGCGGGATCCTGCTGCGCGACCTCACCCTCCCCGACTTCCGCGATTTCGGCGTCGACGTGCCGACGCCCGGCTCGTCGCCCGTCGAGGCGACGCGCGTGCTCGGCACGTGGCTCAAGGCGGTGATGGCAGCGAACCTCGACAACTTCCGCGTGTTCGCGCCCGACGAGCTCGCCTCCAACCGCATCCAAGCGGTGCTCGACGTGACCGACAAGGCGTGGAACGCAGCCCTCGACAGCGACGACGAACACTTGGGCAAGCGCGGCCAGGTCGTCGAGATGCTCTCGGAGCATCAGTGCCAAGGATGGCTCGAAGGGTATCTGCTGACCGGCCGGCACGGCCTGTTCACGTCGTACGAGGCGTTCATCCACATCGTCGACTCGATGTTCAACCAGCACGCGAAGTGGCTCAAGATCTCGCGCGAGATCGAGTGGCGCCGCCCGATCGCGTCGCTCAACTACCTGCTGTCGAGCCATGTGTGGCGACAGGACCACAACGGGTTCTCCCACCAGGATCCGGGGTTCATCGACCATGTCGTCAACAAGAAGGCCGAGGTCGTGCGGGTGTACCTGCCGCCGGATGCCAACACGCTCCTCAGCGTCTACGACCACTGCCTGCGCTCGCGCGACTACGTCAACGTCGTCGTCGCGGGCAAGCAGCCGCAGGCGTCGTGGCTCACGATGGACGAGGCGATCTTCCACTGCACGCGCGGCGCGGGCATCTGGGAGTTCGCGTCGAACGTGCCGACGGGCGAGGAGCCCGACGTCGTCATCGCCGCGTGCGGCGACGTGCCGACGCTCGAGGCGCTCGCCGCGATCGACATCATCCGCACCGAGCTGCCGGGCCTCAAGGTGCGGATGGTCAACATCGTCGACCTCATGCGCCTGCAGCCGTCGGAGGAGCACCCGCACGGCATGACCGACCTCGAGTACGACCAGCTCTTCACGACCGACAAGCCCGTCATCTTCGCGTATCACGGTTACCCGTGGCTCATCCATCGCCTCACGTACCGCCGCAACGGGCACAACAACCTGCACGTGCGCGGGTACAAGGAGGAGGGCACGACGACGACGCCGTTCGACATGGCGATGCTGAACGACCTCGATCGGTTCCACCTCGTGATGGATGTCATCGACCGCGTGCCGTCGCTCGGCTCGCGCGCTGCGCTGCTGCGGCAGAAGCTCGACGACCGGCGCATGGAGGCGCGCCGCTACGCGCGCCTCCACGGCGAGGATCCCGCGGACATCCGCGATTGGGTGTGGCCCGACGCGCGCGGGCTGTCGGATGTCTCGGCCGGCGTCAGCGCGACGGCCGCGACGGGCGGCGACAACGAGTAACGGCAGAGCCGACCTCTCCTGACCGCCGCCTCCCGTTTCCCCCCTTCCCTCTTCCCTCACGCCGAAGTCGCGCAAATGGTCGTCATTCCGAGCGAGTGAAGACCATTTGCGCGACCTCGGCGGGCGGCGGGGCGGCGGGCGGGGGCGAGGGGGCGGGGCGGTCAGTTCCCGAGCCGTGCGACGTCGACGATCGCGTCGGCGAACGCGTGCGGCGCCTCCTGCGGCAGGTTATGGCCGACGCCGCCCGAGACGGTTCGGTGCTCATAGGGTCCGGTGAACTTCCCCTTATAGGCGGCGGGCGGCGGGTGCGGGGCGCCGTTCGCGTCGCCCTCGAGCGTGATCGTCGGCACGGCGACGGGCGGGCCTGCCGCGAGCAGGCGTTCGGTGTCGTCGTACTGCGGCTCGCCGTCGGCGAGCCCCAGTCGCCACCGGTAGTTGTGCACGACGATCTCGACGTGGTCGGGATTGTCGAAGGATGTCGCGGAGCGGGCGAACGTCGCATCGTCGAACTGCCATTCGGGCGACGCCGTGCGCCAGATGAGCTTCGCGAACTCGTCGCGGTGCTGCGCGTACCCGTCGCGGCCGCGGTCGGTCGCGAAGTAGAACTGGTACCACCACGACAGCTCGGCGGCGGGCGGGAGCGGCGCGCGGTTCGCCGCTCGCGAGCCGATGAGGTACCCGCTCACCGACACGAGTCCCGCGACGCGCTCGGGGTGGAGTGCCGCGACGATCGCGGCCGTGCGGGCACCCCAGTCGAATCCGCCGACGACGGCCCGGTCGACGCCGAGGGCATCCAAGAGCGAAAGCGCGTCAAGCGCGAGCGCGGCCTGTTGGCCGTTGCGCGGCGCGCCGTCGTCGAGGAACCGCGTCGTGCCGTATCCGCGGAGGTGCGGCACGATCACGCGGTGCCCCGACGCGGCGAGCGACTCCGAGACATCCAGATAGCTGTGGATGTCGTAGGGCCAGCCGTGCAGCAGCAGCACCGCCGGGCCGTCGGCGGGTCCCGCCTCGGCGACGCCGACGCGCAACGCGCCGGCGTCGACCTGGCGGGTCTCGAAGGACTTCATCGCAACGGCCGGAACGCCGCCCGCAGCTCCTGGGTGAAGAGCTCGGGCTGCTCCCACGCGGCGAAGTGCCCGCCGCGGTCGAGCCGGTTGAAGTGGATGAGGTTGGGGTACGCCTCGGCCGCCCACGTGCGCGGCGCCGCATAGATCTCGTCGGGGAAGACGCTCACCGCGGTCGGGATCCGCACGCCCTTGGGCGCGAAGAACGGCAGCTTCGACTCCCAGTAGAGCCTCGCCGACGACACCGCAGTGTTCGTCACCCAGTACAGCGTGACGTTGTCGAGGATGTCGTCCTTCGAGAGCCCCTCGGGCACGCCCGCGAAGACGCGCGCGATGAGGTCGTAGCTGCGCGAGTCGTGATCGAGCATCCACGCGGCGAGGCCGACGGGCGAGTCGACGAGCCCGTAGAGGGTCTGCGGGCGGCCCGCCATCTCCTGCGCGTAGCCGAGGCCGTGGGCGTAGAAGAACGCGAGCTGATCCCACGCGCCCTGCTCTTCGGGCGTCAGGTCGGCGGGAGCCGGGTCGCCGTCGTCGAGCGCCTGCTGGATCGACGGCGGCACGGTCGCGGCCATGTTCGTGTGGATGCCGAGCAAGCCCTCGGGTTCGAGGAGCGCCATCTGCTCGGTCACGGCGTTGCCCCAGTCGCCGCCCTGTGCGACGTACCGGTCGTAGCCGAGGCGGCGCATGAGCTCGATCCACGCCTTCGCGATGCGGATCGGGTCCCAGCCGAGCTCCTCGGGCTTCGCCGAGAAGCCATGCCCGGGCAGCGACGGGATGACGACGTCGAACGCGTCGTCGGCGCTCCCGCCGAACGCGGTGGGGTCGGTGAGCGGCCCGATGATCTTCAGCTGCTCGATGATCGAGCCCGGCCAGCCGTGCGTGACGATGACGGGCAGCGCGCCCTCGTGCTTCGACTTCACGTGGATGAAGTGGATGTCGACGCCGTCGATCTCGGTGAGGAACTGCGGCACGGCGTTCAGGCGCGCTTCGACCTTGCGCCAGTCGTGCTCGTTCGCCCAGTAGTCGGCGAGCGCCTTCACGACCTCGAGCTGCACCCCCTGCGAGGGGTCGGGGGTCAGTTCGGGGTCGGGCCAGCGGGTCTCGCGCAAGCGGCGCAGGAGGTCGTCGAGGTCGGCCTGCGGGATCGCGACGGTGAAGGGGCGGATGTCGGTGGAGGCAGCGGTGTCGGTCATGCCCGAGATGGTCGTCGCCCGCGAGAAACCCCGCGTCGGGGACATCCGCCAATCGCACGCCGTGCGCTCCGCAGGTGAGGGGAATCCCCCAATCAGATCACGCCGTGCCGCAGCGCGAACGCCGTCGCCTCGCTCCGCCGCGCGACGCCGATCTTGCGGTAGAGGCTCGTGATGTGGCGCTCGACCGTGCGATCCGAGAGCCACATGACGGCCGCGATCTCCTTGTTGCTGAGGCCTTGCGCGAGCAGACCCAGCACCTCGGCCTCGCGGCGCGAGAGCGGCAGAGCCGTCAAAGCACGGCCGGATGCCTCGTGGCCGCCGTCGGCCGCGGCGGCCGCGCGGGGCGTCGGGGCCGACGGCTCAGGCGATGCCTCGCGCGGCAGCGCCTCGCCCTCGGCGACCAGCCGCGAGGCATCCCGGATGCTCCGTACCGCCGCCTGCAGCGACGGCCCCGTCTCCTCGGCGAGCGCCCGGAGCACGGCCGTCTGACGTTCGAGGGTCTCCTCGGCGATCACGCGTGCCGCGCGCTCGCGCGCGAGCCGGCGCGCCGTGTGGTTCGCGATCGCAGCCTGCCCGACCGCGACCCGCAGGAGGTGAGTCTCGGTGGGGGTCGGGAACTCGTCGCGTGCCGCCGAGACGACGACGAGGCCCGACTCCCAGGGGAGTGCGATGGGCACGCGCGCGACGCGGTACCGGCCGTGCTCGTCGAGATCGACCTCGGTCGTCGTGATGCCCGCGCCGGTCGAGTCCCCCGCCTCGAGCGCGACGGCGAGTTCGGCGGACGGCTCGGGACCCGACGGCCGCCAGGCCTCGACCTCGTCGAACCGCGCGTACGCGCCGTCGAGGTCGAGCACCCCGACGAGCACGCTCAAGAGTCCCGACACGATCTCGGGTGCCTCGTGGTCGACCCACATGGCGGGCAGCGCGAGGAGGGCGCCGAGGTCGCGCGCCCAACGGCCGGCGTCGACCCCGCCGTCGGTCATGCGTGCGGCTCGCGCTCGGCGAGGAAGTCGCGCGGCGGCGCGAAGAACGGGTTCTCGTGGAGCATCCCGCCGATGAACACGATGGGGTGCGTGCGCAGGATGTCGACGACGAACGCCCCGTCGAACCGCGACGCGTCGTAGCCGCAGATGACGACGTGCCGGTGCTTGGCGTGGATGAAGTTCGCCCTCGCCTCGAACTCGATGAGATCATCGCCGACGGGTGCGCCGCCAGCGTCGCTGCCGTTCGCCCACCCCATGTCGGCGACGAGACGGATGCGCGGCGCCGCCCGGTCGACGAGCACGCGCTCGAGCTCGTCGAGCATCGCGTCGGGGTCGAAACTCCCGCCTCGGAGGTACGTCTCCTCCCACGTGCGCACCTCGAACCGCCGCTCGGAGAGGAGCCCGGCCGAATCGTAGCCGAGGTGCCGCAGGCGGTTCACGGGCGCGGCGGACTCGGCTGGATCTACGAAGTACAGCAGGCGATCGCCGCCGTCGAGGCCCTGCTGCGCGAACGCGTCGAGCACGGCCTGCGCCTCGTCGGGGCCGGTCCAGAACGCGCACACGTGCCGATAGCGGTCGAGCACACCGCCGGCGAACGTGACGGGCTCGGCCGGGTCGAGTGCGTCTTTCGCCATGGGGAACTCGTTCCGCCGGGGACAGGGGCAGGCTACTCCCCGGCAGGCGGGCCGGACAACGGGCGAACGGCTACAGCGCCCCCGTCGCCGCCGTCTCGCGCACGACCCCCGCGCCCTCGAACACGAGCAGCCGGTCGGCGAGCTTGTCGACGAAGAACCGGTCGTGCGACACGACGACGATCGCGCCCGGGAAGTGCGTGAGCGCGCGCTCCATGACCTGGGTGCTCGTGAGGTCGAGATGGTTCGTGGGCTCGTCGAGCACGATGACGGCCGCGCCCGAGAGCAGGCACTGGGCGATCGCGACGCGCGCCTTCTGCCCGCCCGAAAGGGTGCCGATCTTCTGCTGCAGGTCGGCCTCGGAGAACTGCAGCATCGCGAGGAAGCGCCCGACGCTCTTCTTCGTCGCCGTGAAGGCGAGCGAGTCGGGGTAGGCGTTGACGGCGTGCCCGACGGTGTCGGTGAGGTCGAGCTCGGCGTAGACGCGGTTGTACGAGACGAACCGCGCGCCCTTCGCCCACCGCACGCTGCCCGCATCGGGCTCGGTCTCGCCCGTCAGCACGTCGAGGAGAGTCGACTTGCCCGATCCGTTCGACCCGATGACGGCGACGCGGTCGCCGCGCTGCAGGTCGAACGACACGTTCTCGAAGAGCGGCGCGCCGCCGAAGCCCTTCGCGAGCCCCGTGACCGTGAGCAGGTCGTTCGAGACCTTGAGCTCGTCGTAGATCGACGTGATGATCTGGTCGATCGGCCGCGGCGCCTGGCGCTTCTTGATGTCGGCGAGGCGACGCGCGACGGCGTTCGAGGGGTTGCGGGATGCCTCGCGGCGGGCCGCTGCCGCGGCCTGCTCGTACGCCAGCAGTTCCTCCTCATGGGCGAACTGGCGCTCGAGCATCTTGAGCCGCGACTGCTTCGCGTGCACGTACTCCGAGTACCCGCCCTCGTACTCCTGCAGGCGGTAGTTCTCGATCTCGACGATGCGCGTGACGACGCCGTCGAGGAACTGCCGGTCGTGCGAGACGACGAGCACGGCGCCCGCGAAGCCCGCGAGCCAGTTCTCGATCCAGCGGACGCCGTCGAGGTCGAGGAAGTTCGTGGGCTCGTCGAGGAGGAGCACGTCGGGCGCTTGCACGAGGATCAGCGCGAGCGCGGCGCGGTTGCGCCATCCGCCCGACAGCCGGTCGACGGGCAGGTGCCGGCGCTCCTCGTCGAAACCGAGGCGCGTGAGCACGGTGTCGATCGTCGTCTCGTACGTCCACCCGCCGATCGCGTCCATGCGCTCGAAGAGCGCGCCCTGCTCGGCGAGGAGCTTCGTCATCGCGGCATCCGACATCGGGTCTGCGAACGCCGCGCCGATCTCGTCGATGCGCGCCTGGGTCGCGTGCACCTCGGTGAAGTGGCCGCGGAGGATCTCGTGGACGCTCCGCTCGCCGTCGAGCTCGGAGAACTGCGAGAAGTAGCCGATCGTGGTGCCCTGCGTGACATCCACCGTGCCCGAGCTCGGCTCTCGGCGACCGAGGACGACCTCGAGGAAGCTCGTCTTGCCCGTGCCGTTCTTGCCGATGAGGCCGATGCGGTCGCCCCGACGGAGCTTCAGGAACGCCTCTTTCAGAACGGGTCGCCCGTCGTACTCGATGCCGACGTCGTTCAGGCGGATGAGGCTCACGGGGTTCGAGCCTAACCGGCGAGAATGTGAGGATGACCCCCGCCGTCTTCGACCCCGACCGCTTCGACGCCGACGTCGCCGTGATCGGCCTCGGTGCGATCGGATCGAGCGCGGCCTGGCGGCTCGCCGCGCGGGGGCTGGATGTCATCGGGTTCGAGCAGTTCGAGCCGGGCCACGCGTGGGGCGGGTCGACGGGAGCGACTCGGCTGTTCCGGGTCGCGTGCCTCGAGCATCCCGGGCTCACGCCCATCGCGCGGCGTGCCCGCGACCTCTGGCGCGAGCTCGAGGCATCCGGCGGTCAGTCGCTCTTCCTCGAGACCGGCGGGCTCATGATCGGGCCGCCCGATTCGCACATCGTCGAGGGCACCCTGGCCGCAGCCGTCTCGCATGATCTGCCCGTCGAGCGGCTCGACGCCTCCGAGATCGCGAATCGCTTCCCCGGGCACGCGCGGCTCGAGCCGGGCGACATCGGCGTCTGGGATCCCGAGGCGGGCATCCTGCGACCCGAGGCGGCGATCGTCGCGGCCGTCGACGCGGCCCGCGCCGCGGGCGCGCGCATCGTCACGGGCACGCGCGTGACGGCGGTCGAGTCCGATGCCGACGGCGTCACGATGCGGACGGATGCCTCGGTGTTCCGCGTGCGGCAGGTCGCCGTGACGGCGGGCCCGTGGATCGGGCGCTTCCTGCCCGGCGTGCCGCTCACGCCGCACCGGGTCGTGATGACCTGGTTCCGAGCGCGCGGCGGGCACTCCGCCGACCTCGACCGGTTGCCCGTGTTCATCCGCAGCGTGCCGGGACGCGACACCTGGATCTGGGGGCACGGCGCGTTCGCGGGCGACGGGCTGAGCCCCGCGTTCGACGTCAAGGTCGGCCCCGAGTTCGACGGGCCGTTCGACGCCGACGACCCCGACGCGATCGACCGCGAGATCCGCCCCGAGGAGTTCGAACTCATCGCCGACCTCGTGGCCGCGACCTTCCCCGACGTCGAGCCCTGGCCGTCGGCCGCGACGACGTGCATCATGACGCACACGCCCGACGGGCAGTTCGTCGTCGGGGCGACCCGCGA comes from the Agromyces protaetiae genome and includes:
- a CDS encoding MEDS domain-containing protein produces the protein MAKDALDPAEPVTFAGGVLDRYRHVCAFWTGPDEAQAVLDAFAQQGLDGGDRLLYFVDPAESAAPVNRLRHLGYDSAGLLSERRFEVRTWEETYLRGGSFDPDAMLDELERVLVDRAAPRIRLVADMGWANGSDAGGAPVGDDLIEFEARANFIHAKHRHVVICGYDASRFDGAFVVDILRTHPIVFIGGMLHENPFFAPPRDFLAEREPHA
- a CDS encoding ABC-F family ATP-binding cassette domain-containing protein, whose product is MSLIRLNDVGIEYDGRPVLKEAFLKLRRGDRIGLIGKNGTGKTSFLEVVLGRREPSSGTVDVTQGTTIGYFSQFSELDGERSVHEILRGHFTEVHATQARIDEIGAAFADPMSDAAMTKLLAEQGALFERMDAIGGWTYETTIDTVLTRLGFDEERRHLPVDRLSGGWRNRAALALILVQAPDVLLLDEPTNFLDLDGVRWIENWLAGFAGAVLVVSHDRQFLDGVVTRIVEIENYRLQEYEGGYSEYVHAKQSRLKMLERQFAHEEELLAYEQAAAAARREASRNPSNAVARRLADIKKRQAPRPIDQIITSIYDELKVSNDLLTVTGLAKGFGGAPLFENVSFDLQRGDRVAVIGSNGSGKSTLLDVLTGETEPDAGSVRWAKGARFVSYNRVYAELDLTDTVGHAVNAYPDSLAFTATKKSVGRFLAMLQFSEADLQQKIGTLSGGQKARVAIAQCLLSGAAVIVLDEPTNHLDLTSTQVMERALTHFPGAIVVVSHDRFFVDKLADRLLVFEGAGVVRETAATGAL
- the solA gene encoding N-methyl-L-tryptophan oxidase — its product is MTPAVFDPDRFDADVAVIGLGAIGSSAAWRLAARGLDVIGFEQFEPGHAWGGSTGATRLFRVACLEHPGLTPIARRARDLWRELEASGGQSLFLETGGLMIGPPDSHIVEGTLAAAVSHDLPVERLDASEIANRFPGHARLEPGDIGVWDPEAGILRPEAAIVAAVDAARAAGARIVTGTRVTAVESDADGVTMRTDASVFRVRQVAVTAGPWIGRFLPGVPLTPHRVVMTWFRARGGHSADLDRLPVFIRSVPGRDTWIWGHGAFAGDGLSPAFDVKVGPEFDGPFDADDPDAIDREIRPEEFELIADLVAATFPDVEPWPSAATTCIMTHTPDGQFVVGATRDPRVFVGGGCSGHSFKHASALGELVAQAIAGEASFTDAEFLDPRRFG